One window of the Salvia miltiorrhiza cultivar Shanhuang (shh) chromosome 6, IMPLAD_Smil_shh, whole genome shotgun sequence genome contains the following:
- the LOC130988303 gene encoding KRR1 small subunit processome component homolog, which yields MADIAEENNKKDGSEAEEKQRTRHKGKHDKDKPWDDPSIDHWKVDKFDPSWNESGMLEVSSFSTLFPQYREKYLQECWPIVKGALKEHGIACELNLVEGCMTVSTTRKTRDPYIIVKARDLIKLLSRSVPAPQAIKILNDEMQCDIIKIGNLVRKKEQFVKRRQHLVGPNSSTLKALEILTGCYILVQGSTVAAMGSYKGLKQVRKVVEECILNKMHPVYNIKILMMRRELAKDPALANENWDRFLPKFKKKNVKQKKVKAKDKKPYTPFPPPQQPSKVDLLLESGEYFLSDQKKQAKKWQEKQEKQAAKVAETKRKREEAFVPPEEPRKEAPKHADDNNDVAALASSLKKKAKDFSKQKSAEKIDAASYIAASKGPSAKKKSK from the exons ATGGCTGATATTGCAGAAGAGAACAACAAAAAAGATGGCAGTGAAGCCGAGGAGAAGCAGCGGACGAGGCATAAGGGGAAGCACGACAAAGATAAACCGTGGGATGACCCCAGCATCGATCACTGGAAAGTCGATAAATTTGATCCATCGTGGAACGAGAGCGGCATGTTAGAAGttagctcattttctactctcTTTCCTCAATACAGAG AGAAATATTTGCAAGAGTGCTGGCCAATAGTGAAAGGTGCATTGAAAGAGCATGGTATTGCTTGTGAATTAAATTTG GTTGAAGGATGCATGACAGTTTCAACAACCAGGAAGACGAGGGACCCCTATATAATTGTCAAAGCTAGAGACCTCATTAAGCTTTTATCACGAAGTGTTCCTGCTCCTCAG GCAATAAAAATTCTTAACGACGAGATGCAGTGTGACATAATCAAGATTGGAAACTTGGTCCGCAAAAAG GAACAATTTGTTAAAAGAAGACAACACTTAGTGGGACCCAATTCTTCTACCCTTAAG GCACTCGAAATTTTAACAGGCTGCTATATTCTTGTCCAG GGGTCCACAGTTGCAGCAATGGGTTCATATAAAGGTCTAAAACAAGTTAGGAAGGTTGTTGAAGAATGCATTCTGAATAAAATGCATCCAGTATACAACATCAAG ATCCTAATGATGAGGAGAGAGCTTGCTAAAGATCCTGCTCTTGCAAATGAGAATTGGGATAGATTTCTTCCGAAGTTTAAGAA GAAAAATGTCAAACAAAAGAAAGTTAAAGCTAAAGACAAGAAGCCTTACACACCTTTCCCTCCACCACAGCAACCTAGTAAG GTTGATTTGCTACTGGAAAGTGGAGAATATTTCTTAAGTGATCAGAAGAAGCAAGCAAAGAAGTGGCAGGAGAAGCAAGAGAAACAAGCAGCTAAAGTGGCTGAAACCAAAAGGAAACGAGAAGAGGCATTTGTTCCTCCTGAG GAACCTAGAAAAGAAGCTCCAAAGCATGCTGATGACAATAATGATGTTGCTGCTCTTGCATCGTCTTTGAAG AAAAAAGCAAAGGATTTTAGCAAACAAAAATCTGCTGAGAAGATTGATGCAGCGTCATATATTGCAGCTTCTAAAGGGCCATCTGCTAAAAAGAAATCGAAGTGA